A genomic segment from Nonomuraea helvata encodes:
- a CDS encoding glycerophosphodiester phosphodiesterase: MIRRLAVILAISTTVLTTPAHAATAVTGVAHRGASAYAPENTIAAFELAGKQRADMFELDVQETKDHQLVLMHDTTLTRTTDAERVFPDLSPWKVGDLTLAQIRELDAGSWLSGEYEDERVPTLGETLSEMNGSGMGLLLEIKEPGLYPGIEARVASELRRHSSWLAPGRLVVQSFSWASMRTFHRLLPGVPIGLLGTPSTAQLPGLAKFADQINPPYTTLTSSYVRRVHALGMKVLAWTVDDPDVMRRMLAYKVDGIITNRPDVLHDLLSA, translated from the coding sequence ATGATCAGGCGACTCGCCGTCATCCTCGCGATCTCGACCACCGTCCTGACCACCCCCGCCCACGCGGCCACCGCCGTCACCGGCGTCGCCCACCGGGGCGCGTCCGCGTACGCTCCCGAGAACACCATCGCCGCCTTCGAGCTGGCGGGCAAGCAGCGGGCCGACATGTTCGAGCTCGACGTGCAGGAGACCAAGGACCACCAGCTGGTCCTGATGCACGACACGACCCTGACCCGCACCACCGACGCCGAGCGGGTCTTCCCCGACCTGTCCCCGTGGAAGGTCGGAGACCTCACGCTCGCCCAGATCCGCGAGCTCGACGCAGGCTCGTGGCTCTCCGGGGAGTACGAGGACGAGAGGGTGCCCACGCTCGGCGAGACGCTGAGCGAGATGAACGGCTCGGGCATGGGGCTGCTGCTGGAGATCAAGGAGCCGGGGCTCTACCCGGGCATCGAGGCCCGCGTCGCCTCCGAGCTGCGCCGCCATTCGAGCTGGCTCGCCCCCGGGCGGCTGGTGGTGCAGTCCTTCAGCTGGGCGTCGATGCGGACCTTCCACCGGCTGCTGCCCGGCGTGCCGATCGGGCTGCTCGGCACGCCGTCCACGGCGCAGCTGCCGGGACTGGCCAAGTTCGCCGACCAGATCAACCCGCCGTACACCACGCTGACCTCCTCGTACGTACGGCGCGTGCACGCACTCGGCATGAAGGTGCTCGCCTGGACGGTGGACGACCCGGACGTCATGCGCCGGATGCTGGCCTACAAGGTGGACGGGATCATCACCAACAGACCCGACGTCCTGCACGACCTCCTGAGCGCCTGA